The Pseudomonadota bacterium region CAAGGTGCTGCTGATTGTCAATACGGCTTCCAGGTGCGGTTTCACACCCCAATATGCGGGCCTGCAGGAGCTCCAGGACGCCTACGCCGATCGCGGCTTCAGCGTGCTCGGGTTCCCCTGCAATCAATTCGGCGCTCAGGAACCAGGAGACGAGGCCGAGATCGCCGACTTCTGTACGACGCGCTTTAGCGTGAGCTTTCCCATGTACGCCAAGTTGGAGGTCAACGGACCCAACACGCATCCGCTGTATGCGTGGCTCAAGGCCCAGAAGGGCGGCGTGCTCGGCAGCCGGATCAAGTGGAATTTCACCAAGTTCTTGGTCGATCGGCGGGGCAATGTCGTGGAGCGTTTCGCACCCATCAACGAGCCGAGCAAGATCAGAAAGCACATCGAGAACCTTCTCTAAGGGCTCCGAAAGGGCGCCGGGGCTTCGGGCACTGATTTCGGGCCACCCACTTGGCGTCGTAGCGATTGCTGCGAGGGAAACGCGAGTTGTGCAGCAGCTCAACTTGGTCTGATGCCATGGACGAATAGGAAGCCTGAACGGTTTCGGCGGATGGGCCGGGCCGTTGTACTAGTACCACGGATCACAA contains the following coding sequences:
- a CDS encoding glutathione peroxidase produces the protein MSTPLYQVAVRSIEGRVTTLEEHRGKVLLIVNTASRCGFTPQYAGLQELQDAYADRGFSVLGFPCNQFGAQEPGDEAEIADFCTTRFSVSFPMYAKLEVNGPNTHPLYAWLKAQKGGVLGSRIKWNFTKFLVDRRGNVVERFAPINEPSKIRKHIENLL